Proteins encoded together in one Telopea speciosissima isolate NSW1024214 ecotype Mountain lineage chromosome 6, Tspe_v1, whole genome shotgun sequence window:
- the LOC122664205 gene encoding thioredoxin H1-like, with the protein MAGQVIICSNQSHWENNKNSGKVMAFFTAPWSGQAHKLSPTVRDLAMEYPSIKVLQLDMRHFESLANTMKVEAAPAFLFLKDGKQITKLDYAKPEQLYDTMEQLQGYINLIISSIWGGGFVLVSY; encoded by the exons atggcAGGGCAAGTGATCATTTGTTCCAACCAAAGCCACTGGGAGAACAATAAGAATTCCGGAAAG GTGATGGCCTTCTTCACAGCTCCATGGAGTGGGCAAGCCCACAAGCTATCCCCGACCGTTAGGGATTTGGCAATGGAGTACCCCAGTATCAAAGTACTCCAACTGGACATGCGACACTTCGAG TCTCTTGCTAATACAATGAAAGTGGAAGCAGCTCCGGCCTTCTTATTCCTGAAGGATGGGAAACAGATAACTAAGCTTGACTATGCAAAGCCAGAACAGCTTTATGATACGATGGAACAATTGCA GGGCTACATAAATCTCATCATATCATCTATTTGGGGAGGGGGTTTTGTGTTAGTTTCTTACTAA